GTTCATTGCTGCCTCTCCCGGACGCATCAGGCAATGTGGCTTGGTACTTAGATGGTGGTATTTTATTAAATCGAGATAGTCGTATTGTCGACCATATTCGTGATCTCGTTTATGACAAGGGAACATTGCCCGATCGCTCCATCGGCACAGTGACCATCTTTCTCGATAATATCCGTATTAGCACCAACGTCCCGTTGCACTTTTTTCCCAAAGGAGATGAGGAACGTGGCAGAGCACTCGGCAGTTTAGTGTCATCAGAGGTACGTGAAAAAGTCTTAAATCAAGGCCTGTTATGGGTTGATCGCGCCTTTGTATTTAATGACTGGTTTATCTCGGCTTATGCCCCTTTAAAGGACGTGCAAGGTAAACGTATCGGTATGATCTATACCGGATTCTCTGAATCTCCCTTTATCCATAACTATTTACTCAATATTATCGAACTCGGTACTATTTTAATGTTGGTGTTATTGGTTTCTGGCTGGTTGGTTTATCGCGGAGCCTACAGTTTATTGCAACCCATTGAGCGCATCCATCATGTTGTAAAAGCGGTGCAATCTGGGCGTGACTTACGTATTGGTTCATTGGGCCTAGATAGTGGCAATGAGCTGTCGAATCTTGCTGAACAGTTCGACCGTATGCTGGATCTGTTACAACGTCGCAATACTCAGATCCAAGCCGCTGCAGAGCAACTGGAAGTCAAAGTTGAAGAGCGCACTCGCAGCCTGCAGGAAAAAACGGAAGAGCTGCAAGCGAACGTTGCCTTGCTTAATGAAACCCGTCAACAGCTGGTGATCAATGAAAAATTAACCGCGTTAGGTGAGTTGACTGCGGGCATCGCCCACGAAATTAATAACCCTACCGCCGTGATCCTCGGCAACATGGAACTGTTAAAATACGAATTAGGTGATAAGGCTGAAGCCGTCGAAGAAGAGATCGAGTTGGTGATTCAGCAAGTAGGACGTATCAGTACCATTATTCGTAGTTTGTTGCAGTACAGCCGCCCCGGAGAGTTCAACGCCCCGCTGGAAATGCATCAAATTACACCGATTATTGAAGAGATGTTAGTTCTGGTACGTCACTCAATACAAACGCAAAAAGTAACTCTAAGGCAGGAGCTTAATGCGAGTTACCCTGTTCAAGTTAACCGCCCACAATTATTGCAGGTATTGATTAATATTGTGGTCAACGCCGCCCATGCAATTGATGATAAGGGTCAGATATGGATCCGTACATACGACTGGGTACAACGTGGTGAGCTTGTTGGAGTTAAAATAGAGATTGAAGATGAGGGTAAAGGTATTCCCGAAGAGGAACTTAATCGCATTTTTGACCCTTTCTACACCACGCGTAAAGATGGTACTGGTCTAGGACTATCATTAAGCTACGGTATTATTAAGCGTATTGGTGGCACTATTGAAGTGAGTTCAACGGTAGGTAAAGGCAGTTTGTTCACTATTGGTTTGTATCATACCGCCGTAGAAGAACAGACAAATACCCCCTACGAAGGCTTACAATTACACGGCCATCGCCCCGAGTTCGAGCAATAATCCGCTCAGTGCCAGCATTTAAATAATGAAAAGTCGGGATAAAAATCCTGGCTAATAAAAAGTGTGTGAGCAATGTGGTGCAGTTTCGGCCCGGTCGGGCTGGAGGGCGAGTCGTTATTCACATAGCAAGATTGAAATTTTAGACAAAAAAAAGCCGGGATAAAAATCCCGGCCACAAAAGAGTGTGTGAGCAATGTCGTGCTTTGCAAACTCGGGCTTAAAGGAGATGAGATTCCTTACAGCTTGATGAGTTCTTGGAACGCATCTAAATAATAATCATTATCACTTGGGTCTGCAAGCTTTATTTCTACTCTGCGGTTAATTAATTGAGATAAGCTTACTGCAGTCTATTTATATCCATATTTAACAATGCCTTAAATTACTTTGTGGTGGTAGATATATTAACGCATAAGAATTTAAGGCAAAAAAAAGCCGGGGAATAATTCCCGGCCACTTAAGAGTGTGTGAGCAATGTCGTGCTAAAAACTAATAGAAAACTCGTTGCAGTATAAAGATGATGAGAACTTTATAGATTAACTTGAGTTTTGGAACGCACATTAATAGTAATGATTCTCATTTGTGTTTGCAAGTTTTATTATTAATTTTTATCTCCGAGTCGTTTTTGCAAGTGAGTTTTATTTTACTCAATACCGTTATCCGAGATCTTCTAGAAACATTCCGCCCAGTCAGCTGTAAAATACATCTGCAATTTATTCGTCAATTCTAAGTCGGTGACTTCGCCATCGAGCGAGCATGTTTTCCACACTCATTCATTTAGCCTGTTCACCGATAATATCTCTCAAAAAATGAGGTGAAGGTGAATATAAAGGCTAAATTATAGTCAGGCTGCTGAGCCGAGAGTGGCGCTATAGCAGGGTTTTACGACCGGTCTCCTGCAAAATTTTCTCTTGCAGTACTTTTAATAGCAGACCGTAAACCGGTAAAAATAGACCCAGGCTAACGATGAGCTTGAAACCATAATCAACACTGGCAATCTCAGGCCAATTAGCAGCCATAAAACTATCTGTTGAGGCGTAAAAAGCCAGAGAGAAAAAGACGATCGTATCAACAAGGTTGCCTATGATGGTTGAGGCCGCTGGGGCAACCCACCAAGACTTCGTTTGTCTTAACTTGGCAAATACAAAGATATCCATAAGCTGACCTATAAAATAGGCTGCAAAGCTTGCAAAGGCGATACGAAATACAAAGCTGTTGAATTCTAGTAGGGCTGCTGCACCTTGAAAGCTGCCTTGATGGAACACCACACCCATTAAGTAAGAGATGACGAGTGCGGGGAGCATGGCTAGAAAAATAATCTTTCTGGCGGCCTGCTGACCAAAAATTCTGACGGTAAGATCGGTCGCAAGATAAACAAATGGAAAGCTAAAAGCGCCCCATGTGGTATGCAGTTCGAAGATCTGAAAGGGTAATTGCACCAAGTAATTACTGGTACAAATAATCACTATGTGAAAGCCTGCTAAAAGCAGTAACGCGCGGCGAACCTGCGTTGGAGATAACATCAACATCTTGTGGCCTTTTTTAATAAATCGGGCGGGGTGAGGGAACCCGCAATAGCGATAACCGCTATAATTTTACAATTTTTGGTTAGTAAAAATAGTGCGAACCCATAATATGGGGCGGCAAATTATAGAGCAGAATTTTTACAGAGCAAGCAGAAAAGTAATGTGGCGGCTAATTTCCTGCCACATTCGTTGTTCAGTCACTACTTTTGGTTTGGCTGTGGTGTTATAACTCGGTCAATATCGACAGAATAGTGGCTAACTTGTTTTCAAGCTCAGTCCACTCTTTATCCGGCTCAGATCCTGAAACAATACCTGCACCCGCAAATAGGTTAATACGCCCTGGTTCGATAAGTGCACTGCGAATGGCGACGGCAAACTCACTTTCATGCTTATTGAAGTAACCACACGCGCCAGCATACCAGCCTCTAGCATAGCCTTCTTGTTGGCGAATAAAGTTCATTGCCGGTTCTTTAGGGAGGCCACCAACAGCAGGGGTGGGGTGTAGCGCTTGGATCAGTTGAAAGTCATTAACTCCCGCTTTTAACTCAGCTCTAATTGAGCGGTGTAGATGCTGGATATGGCTTAGCTTAAATATGGTTGGAAACTCTTCTGCGCCAACGTAATGGCTTAGTGGACTGAGTACATCTACAATTTGCTGTCTAACCAACTGGTTCTCATGACTGTTCTTGGTATCGTCCAACAACTCCTGTGCCAGTGCCTTGTCTTGCTCTTGATTGATCCCTCTCACCGTTGTGCCAGCAAGCGCTTCGGTAAACAGCTCTCGTTGTCTGCGTCGATATAGACGTTCAGGTGTACAAGAAATAAAAGCACTTTCAGGGGTAAATTGAAAACCAAATTGAAAACTATTTGGATTTCTTCCCTGCCAGCAGGCAAGTAGCATCCAAGGGTCGACTGATTCATTAATCTCAAGTTGAGTTTGACGAGATAGCACGACTTTTGGAGTGTCTTTAATAAATTTTGGATGAGTAACCTGATTAACGAGCTCATTCCAGCGATAGCGATCAGGTTTATCGCTGCGACTCATTAACGCCACTTTATTGGGGGGTGTTAGCGGTTTTGGGTTATCAAGCGCTGCAATCGCTTGCAGTGCAATCGCAATCTCTTCTTCGAGGCTACTATCGGTAAAGCTAAGGTTAATCAGTAGCTTATATTCATTTCCGCTGCGGCGTAATTCAATGCGTGGCAAGATGAAACGTGCCTTGCCAAATTCTGGCCAGCTCTCATTTTTGCGATCAAAAGCAACGCCACCGTAATAACGTATGTCTTGATTATTGGTGAGGGCGCGTTGCTTTTGGTATTCCGCTGACATTTCCAGGTCATCAACATCATCACCAAAAAAGAAATCTTTACAGCAGCCAATGGCGGCGACTTCCTCTTCGGTGTCACGCCCTTTCCAATAGACTCTAGGATAAGT
This window of the Shewanella sp. Choline-02u-19 genome carries:
- a CDS encoding sensor histidine kinase — translated: MSFFSNIFGVSWQQMQAKVRYRILILTLLPILLTLVSLVFITIYWNISYTGKQLFMKVKADLTVANNTLISVQTIQEKQLELVMESWAFQNDFRKLNFNGKLTREELRQQLTLAKVDIDLDFLRLITVAEAAADPDIRQMLPHIEGHEPFSGLMVLSPSRLSRIDPVLAEQAKVTVMKTQRAMEPVKTEEKRGLLSRSLLPLPDASGNVAWYLDGGILLNRDSRIVDHIRDLVYDKGTLPDRSIGTVTIFLDNIRISTNVPLHFFPKGDEERGRALGSLVSSEVREKVLNQGLLWVDRAFVFNDWFISAYAPLKDVQGKRIGMIYTGFSESPFIHNYLLNIIELGTILMLVLLVSGWLVYRGAYSLLQPIERIHHVVKAVQSGRDLRIGSLGLDSGNELSNLAEQFDRMLDLLQRRNTQIQAAAEQLEVKVEERTRSLQEKTEELQANVALLNETRQQLVINEKLTALGELTAGIAHEINNPTAVILGNMELLKYELGDKAEAVEEEIELVIQQVGRISTIIRSLLQYSRPGEFNAPLEMHQITPIIEEMLVLVRHSIQTQKVTLRQELNASYPVQVNRPQLLQVLINIVVNAAHAIDDKGQIWIRTYDWVQRGELVGVKIEIEDEGKGIPEEELNRIFDPFYTTRKDGTGLGLSLSYGIIKRIGGTIEVSSTVGKGSLFTIGLYHTAVEEQTNTPYEGLQLHGHRPEFEQ
- a CDS encoding 7-cyano-7-deazaguanine/7-aminomethyl-7-deazaguanine transporter; translated protein: MLMLSPTQVRRALLLLAGFHIVIICTSNYLVQLPFQIFELHTTWGAFSFPFVYLATDLTVRIFGQQAARKIIFLAMLPALVISYLMGVVFHQGSFQGAAALLEFNSFVFRIAFASFAAYFIGQLMDIFVFAKLRQTKSWWVAPAASTIIGNLVDTIVFFSLAFYASTDSFMAANWPEIASVDYGFKLIVSLGLFLPVYGLLLKVLQEKILQETGRKTLL
- a CDS encoding isochorismate synthase, with amino-acid sequence MAAPLLSHAIKSLTDKLSSFILQPHSDPIIQLSVTISAIPVIAWLAAQSTYPRVYWKGRDTEEEVAAIGCCKDFFFGDDVDDLEMSAEYQKQRALTNNQDIRYYGGVAFDRKNESWPEFGKARFILPRIELRRSGNEYKLLINLSFTDSSLEEEIAIALQAIAALDNPKPLTPPNKVALMSRSDKPDRYRWNELVNQVTHPKFIKDTPKVVLSRQTQLEINESVDPWMLLACWQGRNPNSFQFGFQFTPESAFISCTPERLYRRRQRELFTEALAGTTVRGINQEQDKALAQELLDDTKNSHENQLVRQQIVDVLSPLSHYVGAEEFPTIFKLSHIQHLHRSIRAELKAGVNDFQLIQALHPTPAVGGLPKEPAMNFIRQQEGYARGWYAGACGYFNKHESEFAVAIRSALIEPGRINLFAGAGIVSGSEPDKEWTELENKLATILSILTEL